In a genomic window of Halalkalicoccus sp. CG83:
- a CDS encoding ArgE/DapE family deacylase — MSDLSDADRREFVERLLAFDTTDGNEAPAQEWLETRLEEWGFETYRWEADPAALASHPSFPDDPGEIDADGRPSVAGVLELGSGEGPTLVLNGHVDVVPAEAEGWEGDPFEPRWDPETDDRLTARGAADMKVGLATCVFAARRLADADLDGRIVVESVAGEEDGGIGTAAAALSNPYPFERDAAIIAEPTELTPVIATEGTLMKRLTVTGRSAHAATPWNGEDVLPRFERIRRALAALEDERSRTVTHPLYAEFPRPWPIVAGRVTAGSWASSVPARLEAEFRIGVAPGETVSEVERSVDERLSGIARDDEWLSANPPSFERFSVQFEPAEIDADEPVVEAVGEVLERDGLDPTPRGATYGTDARHYIEAGIPTVVFGPGSVDQAHFPDETIDWSEVLAAERLLVDAAKTYLSRGTR; from the coding sequence ATGTCCGACTTATCCGACGCCGACCGCCGCGAGTTCGTCGAGCGCCTGCTCGCGTTCGACACCACCGACGGCAACGAGGCCCCCGCCCAGGAGTGGCTCGAGACCCGCCTCGAGGAGTGGGGGTTCGAGACCTACCGCTGGGAGGCAGATCCCGCGGCACTCGCATCCCATCCCTCCTTCCCGGACGATCCCGGGGAGATCGACGCGGACGGCCGGCCGAGCGTCGCCGGCGTCCTCGAACTCGGATCGGGGGAGGGACCGACGCTCGTGCTCAACGGCCACGTCGACGTCGTCCCCGCCGAGGCCGAGGGATGGGAGGGAGACCCGTTCGAGCCGCGGTGGGATCCCGAGACGGACGACCGTCTGACCGCCCGCGGCGCGGCCGACATGAAGGTCGGGCTCGCGACCTGCGTCTTCGCCGCCCGACGGCTCGCCGACGCGGATCTCGACGGTCGGATCGTCGTCGAGAGCGTTGCGGGCGAGGAGGACGGCGGGATCGGCACGGCGGCCGCGGCACTCTCGAACCCGTACCCGTTCGAACGGGATGCGGCGATCATCGCCGAACCGACCGAACTGACGCCCGTGATCGCCACCGAGGGCACCCTGATGAAGCGGCTCACGGTCACCGGCCGATCGGCCCACGCGGCGACGCCGTGGAACGGCGAGGACGTGCTTCCACGCTTCGAGCGGATCCGTCGCGCGCTCGCGGCTCTCGAGGACGAGCGCTCGCGAACGGTCACCCATCCGCTGTACGCCGAGTTTCCGCGACCGTGGCCGATCGTCGCCGGCCGGGTCACGGCGGGATCGTGGGCCTCCTCCGTTCCGGCACGGCTCGAGGCGGAGTTCCGGATCGGCGTCGCCCCCGGTGAGACCGTCTCGGAGGTGGAGCGTAGCGTCGACGAGCGGCTCTCGGGGATCGCCCGCGACGACGAGTGGCTCTCCGCGAACCCGCCGTCGTTCGAGCGCTTCTCGGTGCAGTTCGAGCCCGCCGAGATCGACGCCGACGAGCCGGTCGTCGAGGCGGTCGGGGAGGTGCTCGAGCGTGACGGCCTCGATCCGACTCCACGAGGGGCGACCTACGGCACCGACGCGCGCCACTACATCGAGGCCGGGATCCCGACGGTCGTCTTCGGTCCGGGATCGGTCGACCAGGCCCACTTTCCCGACGAGACGATCGACTGGTCGGAGGTGCTCGCGGCGGAGCGGCTGCTGGTCGACGCCGCGAAGACGTATCTCAGTCGAGGTACTCGCTGA
- a CDS encoding alpha/beta hydrolase, with amino-acid sequence MKETHSRRGFLGTAGLSLSLTLAGCLDSSDSSDSADSPEGSSEGSDENSTDASGSANESDRTGASEPEDVTFESTAGTELEGTIHGEGRCGIVLTPQINLDRESWSEQARRLADEGYSALAIDEDEDDRPGSILGAVRHLTEERGTERIVLVGASSGGEASVVANARAETDAVAGVVAISPGGGADRPADLRGRKLFVVAEDDDERFVRTTEKLHEQAPEPKELRTYSGDEHGQGLFETEHGGDLLGRILALVDAACEEG; translated from the coding sequence GTGAAGGAAACGCACTCCCGGCGCGGGTTTCTGGGAACGGCGGGACTCTCGCTCTCACTCACGCTCGCGGGTTGTCTCGACTCGTCGGATTCGTCCGACTCCGCGGACTCACCGGAGGGGTCGTCCGAGGGGTCGGACGAGAACTCGACCGACGCGTCGGGATCCGCGAACGAATCCGATCGAACGGGCGCGTCCGAACCGGAGGACGTGACGTTCGAGTCGACGGCGGGGACGGAACTCGAGGGCACGATCCACGGGGAGGGACGCTGTGGCATCGTCCTCACACCCCAGATCAATCTCGACCGGGAGAGCTGGAGCGAACAAGCACGCCGGCTGGCCGACGAGGGGTACTCGGCACTGGCGATCGACGAGGACGAGGACGACCGCCCGGGGTCGATCCTGGGTGCCGTCCGCCATCTGACGGAGGAACGCGGAACGGAGCGGATCGTGTTGGTCGGCGCCAGCAGCGGCGGCGAGGCATCGGTGGTCGCCAACGCACGGGCGGAGACGGACGCCGTCGCCGGGGTGGTCGCCATCTCGCCGGGCGGCGGTGCGGATCGGCCGGCCGACCTACGGGGCCGAAAGCTGTTCGTAGTGGCCGAGGACGACGACGAGCGCTTCGTGCGGACGACCGAGAAGCTCCACGAGCAGGCTCCGGAGCCGAAGGAGCTGCGGACCTACTCGGGAGACGAACACGGACAGGGACTCTTCGAGACGGAACACGGCGGGGACCTCCTAGGACGAATACTGGCACTCGTGGACGCCGCGTGCGAGGAGGGATAG